A genomic stretch from Candidatus Acidiferrales bacterium includes:
- a CDS encoding family 20 glycosylhydrolase → MKNFVVAGILFISLLPQMLSAEVHVLPTPKFVDESGNAVKFGKISVSFDGPASDSASLIELKNYFGNDLLRQEKTDRALVVYAHLINPGELKSKTMLDGTDRRIPAAARDSVLNSEDGYVLSSGDNHIQIFANKKTGVFYAVATLLQLAQKETEGYSFPKITIADYPSMKMRGISDDISRGQVSTIANFKKIIRFLAMYKMNVYMPYIENVFEFKVYPEFSRGRAPLTAQEVAQLDSFARLYHVEMIPIFETLGHMEDVLQKPEFEKYAEFPGAMSVNIANDSTYLFMKNLLSEIAPAFSSKYFNMAADESFDVGLGASKGLVDSVGIDQAHAQYYRKIYDVLKSLGKEVLMYGDIVLKNPAILSEIPRDITIVDWEYGASFDYPSIEKLKNPGFSFIVSPALWNFTGPFPNFYNSYANIEYFTRDGYEAGAAGVIVSTWNDNGAAELRELNYPGYAWSAECAWNPETSSPANFENSFFRRYFRTESDLPRIIYELLSSTSNQISWYEFWRAPFIDKFDWNTPVRAASIESCMPEVLSLIKDARKNVGANKDMLDLYELAARINKYWADKVSAVTEIQSIATDSTMAPRDKKEKVSSITDSLLASLSRLKKDYAALYLRTNRHPMLQLIEWRFDDQMKELTAGAGAILSGDSTFNQVLASKFIYYPGSRPYSNGLFKIDSATFVKTIDLSKVPDIDTIQLIGDTYCKLFINGVNAGEVRARRTLTWDVEKERVRVFDISSYLHIGANTIMVQAINYDRNGSAGCNIFGQIGDDTLETDSTWKVARGIVSPDGLSAAKFLDAAPYDNGWLISAPKFSIGLKSWIER, encoded by the coding sequence ATGAAAAACTTTGTCGTTGCCGGCATTTTATTTATATCCCTCTTGCCGCAAATGCTTTCTGCCGAAGTTCACGTCCTGCCCACGCCGAAATTCGTCGATGAGAGTGGCAATGCCGTTAAATTCGGAAAAATTTCGGTTTCCTTCGATGGTCCGGCGAGCGACAGCGCATCTTTGATCGAACTAAAGAATTATTTCGGCAATGATTTGTTACGCCAGGAGAAGACAGACCGCGCACTTGTTGTCTACGCTCATCTCATTAACCCAGGCGAGCTCAAGTCCAAAACCATGCTTGATGGAACGGACCGCCGTATTCCCGCCGCTGCCCGGGACAGCGTACTAAATTCCGAAGATGGATATGTTCTTTCTTCGGGCGACAATCATATCCAGATCTTCGCGAATAAAAAGACGGGAGTCTTCTACGCCGTAGCGACTCTTCTCCAACTTGCGCAAAAAGAAACGGAAGGGTATAGCTTCCCGAAGATAACGATCGCCGATTACCCGTCAATGAAGATGCGGGGAATAAGCGACGATATCAGCCGCGGCCAGGTTTCAACCATAGCGAATTTCAAGAAGATCATCCGCTTTCTTGCAATGTACAAGATGAACGTCTACATGCCTTACATAGAGAACGTTTTTGAATTCAAAGTTTATCCGGAATTCAGCAGAGGCCGTGCGCCTCTCACTGCACAGGAGGTCGCGCAACTCGATTCGTTCGCAAGGCTGTACCATGTTGAGATGATACCCATCTTTGAGACTCTCGGACACATGGAGGATGTCCTGCAAAAGCCGGAATTTGAGAAGTATGCGGAATTTCCCGGGGCCATGTCTGTAAACATCGCGAACGATTCGACATATTTGTTTATGAAAAATTTGTTGTCGGAGATCGCTCCTGCGTTCTCAAGCAAATACTTCAACATGGCGGCTGACGAAAGTTTTGACGTCGGACTCGGTGCCAGCAAGGGCTTGGTAGACTCCGTCGGAATAGATCAGGCGCATGCGCAGTATTACAGGAAGATCTATGATGTGCTGAAGTCGCTGGGCAAAGAGGTACTGATGTACGGAGATATTGTTTTGAAAAACCCCGCCATCCTTTCGGAAATTCCCAGAGACATCACAATAGTGGATTGGGAATACGGGGCGTCGTTCGATTATCCGAGCATTGAGAAATTAAAAAATCCTGGTTTCAGCTTCATTGTTTCGCCCGCGCTTTGGAATTTCACCGGACCGTTCCCCAACTTTTATAATAGCTACGCGAACATCGAGTACTTCACGCGTGATGGATACGAAGCCGGTGCGGCGGGAGTTATCGTTTCAACCTGGAACGATAACGGTGCGGCCGAACTTCGTGAACTGAACTATCCCGGTTATGCGTGGAGTGCGGAGTGTGCCTGGAATCCTGAAACCTCCTCGCCCGCCAATTTTGAAAACAGTTTTTTCCGACGGTACTTCAGAACTGAATCGGACCTGCCCCGGATAATTTATGAACTCCTAAGCTCCACGAGCAATCAAATATCCTGGTACGAGTTCTGGCGAGCGCCGTTTATTGATAAGTTTGACTGGAACACGCCGGTGAGAGCGGCGAGCATTGAGTCTTGCATGCCTGAGGTGTTGTCGCTCATAAAGGATGCGAGAAAGAATGTCGGGGCGAATAAAGACATGCTGGATTTATACGAGCTTGCTGCAAGGATCAACAAGTACTGGGCAGACAAAGTCTCGGCCGTCACGGAGATTCAGAGTATTGCCACCGACAGCACCATGGCACCCCGAGACAAAAAGGAAAAAGTATCCTCTATTACCGATTCGCTTCTTGCATCGCTGTCAAGGTTGAAGAAAGATTATGCGGCTTTGTATTTGAGAACGAACCGGCATCCAATGCTCCAACTCATCGAATGGAGGTTTGACGATCAGATGAAGGAGTTGACCGCTGGTGCCGGGGCAATTCTATCCGGCGATTCTACGTTCAATCAAGTGCTGGCGTCAAAATTCATTTATTATCCGGGCAGCCGTCCTTACTCGAATGGTTTGTTCAAGATCGATTCGGCGACATTCGTGAAGACGATCGATCTTTCGAAAGTTCCTGATATCGATACGATTCAGTTAATCGGCGACACATATTGCAAACTCTTCATCAACGGCGTTAATGCCGGAGAGGTGCGGGCGAGAAGGACATTGACATGGGACGTCGAGAAAGAACGAGTGAGAGTGTTCGACATTTCGAGCTATCTGCATATCGGAGCGAATACTATCATGGTACAGGCGATAAACTATGATCGCAACGGTTCCGCCGGCTGCAACATCTTTGGGCAAATCGGGGACGACACTCTGGAAACTGACAGCACCTGGAAGGTTGCGAGAGGAATTGTTTCTCCCGATGGTCTGAGCGCCGCTAAATTTCTCGACGCAGCACCTTATGACAACGGCTGGCTTATTTCGGCTCCGAAGTTTTCGATCGGACTTAAGTCATGGATCGAAAGATAA
- a CDS encoding hotdog fold thioesterase, whose translation MANLFKNITPEFINSLSKGTMAERIGIEITEIGGDYIKGKMPVDSRTVQTYGILHGGASAALAETLGSVAGMITLDHEKEFCVGLEINANHIRSVRHGYVTGTARPLHIGSRTQVWEIKIENESAQLTCVSRLTLAILQRNAEKNEKVIGK comes from the coding sequence ATGGCGAATCTATTCAAAAACATAACACCTGAGTTCATAAATAGCCTCAGCAAAGGCACCATGGCCGAGAGAATCGGAATCGAGATAACAGAAATCGGAGGCGATTACATAAAGGGGAAGATGCCTGTCGACAGCAGGACAGTCCAGACATACGGCATTCTGCATGGCGGTGCATCGGCGGCGCTCGCAGAAACGCTCGGCAGTGTCGCGGGGATGATAACCCTGGATCATGAGAAGGAATTCTGTGTCGGCCTGGAAATCAATGCAAACCATATACGAAGCGTCAGACACGGATATGTCACAGGTACGGCTCGACCGCTTCACATCGGAAGCAGGACGCAGGTCTGGGAAATAAAAATTGAAAACGAGTCGGCACAATTAACATGCGTCAGCAGGCTGACGCTGGCAATACTTCAGAGGAACGCGGAAAAAAATGAAAAGGTAATAGGAAAGTAG
- the holA gene encoding DNA polymerase III subunit delta: MSDFKKFAAAVTRKKFEKIYFIHGDEDYFVSKASDLLIENAVEPGERSFNLDIFDGTETTSEAILSSMLSFPFVGARRLTLIRRFDKMDKKYRLDVADHILDLPDTNILCIIAGEIKLSEEPYKKLSAVAETLTFNRLKGADLSEFVSETAASLGKELSAGAVELLIDFTGDSVGDLSAELEKLNLYVGDKKNVDIDDITAAVGKSRTFNFFELQRAIGQRNSKRAQEIASKMLENGEKPVYINFMLSRYFLNLLQMKHLAAKGINSKDISTDVFGKWNPFINEYTSAAKIFSIKEIKDALASLLDVDMRLKTGGYSDVDAMVVVISEITGKAASSKV; the protein is encoded by the coding sequence ATGAGTGACTTCAAGAAATTTGCTGCTGCGGTAACAAGGAAAAAATTCGAGAAGATCTACTTCATCCATGGCGATGAAGATTATTTCGTCTCCAAGGCTTCCGACCTCCTGATCGAGAATGCCGTCGAACCGGGCGAGCGGTCTTTCAATCTGGATATCTTCGATGGAACAGAGACGACATCCGAAGCGATTCTTTCATCGATGCTCAGCTTCCCTTTTGTGGGAGCGCGCAGGCTTACGCTCATCAGAAGATTTGATAAGATGGATAAGAAATATCGTCTTGACGTGGCCGACCACATCCTGGATTTGCCCGATACGAATATTCTCTGTATCATCGCGGGCGAAATAAAACTATCGGAGGAACCGTACAAAAAACTTTCTGCCGTCGCCGAGACACTTACATTCAACAGACTTAAGGGCGCCGATCTTTCTGAATTCGTATCGGAGACAGCTGCATCTCTTGGCAAGGAGCTGAGCGCCGGAGCCGTCGAACTGCTGATAGATTTCACCGGAGATTCAGTCGGTGATTTGTCGGCAGAATTGGAGAAGCTCAACCTTTATGTCGGCGACAAAAAGAATGTTGACATAGATGATATCACTGCCGCAGTTGGAAAGTCGAGAACATTCAACTTCTTCGAGCTTCAGCGTGCGATCGGACAGCGTAATTCAAAACGAGCTCAGGAAATCGCTTCGAAGATGCTTGAGAACGGAGAGAAGCCCGTTTATATAAACTTCATGCTCTCGCGCTATTTCTTGAATCTTCTTCAAATGAAGCATCTCGCCGCCAAGGGAATAAATTCGAAGGATATCTCGACGGACGTTTTCGGGAAATGGAATCCATTTATTAACGAGTACACGTCGGCAGCAAAAATCTTTTCGATAAAGGAAATCAAAGATGCCCTGGCATCACTCCTCGATGTCGACATGAGACTGAAGACCGGCGGCTACAGCGATGTGGATGCCATGGTGGTAGTGATATCAGAAATAACAGGCAAAGCGGCATCTTCTAAAGTTTGA
- a CDS encoding peptidylprolyl isomerase — protein sequence MKSVFLPFLISLLIVGCSTKGQNVILETNYGIIEIKLYDDDAPVHSENFRKLVVQGFYDSLQFHRIVPGFVIQGGDPNTRTQNKLKYGEGGPGYTLPAEIGKPHLRSSVGMAREGDQVNPQRRSSGSQFYICIQNIPHLDGQYTVFGEVVKGMNVVDGISVQPRDGQDVPLKPVYILKAYLEK from the coding sequence ATGAAATCGGTTTTCCTACCATTTCTTATTTCACTTCTCATTGTCGGTTGCAGCACGAAAGGACAAAATGTGATACTAGAAACGAACTACGGTATAATCGAAATAAAGCTTTACGATGACGACGCGCCGGTTCACAGCGAAAACTTTCGCAAGCTTGTCGTCCAGGGATTCTACGACAGCCTTCAATTCCATCGCATCGTTCCGGGTTTTGTGATCCAGGGTGGTGATCCAAACACGAGGACGCAGAACAAGCTTAAATACGGCGAGGGCGGACCCGGATACACTCTTCCTGCAGAGATTGGGAAACCACATTTAAGAAGCTCAGTTGGAATGGCACGCGAAGGAGATCAAGTGAACCCGCAGCGCAGATCCAGCGGAAGCCAGTTTTACATCTGCATACAAAATATCCCGCATTTGGACGGGCAATATACCGTGTTCGGAGAAGTCGTGAAAGGAATGAACGTCGTCGACGGCATCTCTGTTCAACCGCGCGACGGGCAAGATGTGCCATTAAAGCCGGTTTATATTCTGAAAGCCTATCTTGAAAAATAA
- a CDS encoding undecaprenyl-diphosphate phosphatase yields MNHSITSIILGIIEGITEFLPISSTGHLLIAEKLGLGHRSDLFNVVIQAGAILAITMVYWKRLWSLATGFSRPENRDYAFKLLGAFVITGILGLIVSKMGFELPTAITPVAWALLIGGIWIIFAEWIAAGKADTVAITWNVAVAVGVGQIVAAIFPGASRSGVTIFAAMLLGTSNRAAATEFTFLVGIPTMYAASGKFLWDAYRHGGGENWSDLGIAFVVSTITAFLVVRWLLRYIKSHRFTIFAVYRIALGLLLLMFFRGQP; encoded by the coding sequence GTGAATCACAGCATCACGAGCATAATATTGGGAATAATCGAAGGCATTACGGAATTCTTGCCGATCTCCAGCACCGGTCATCTGCTTATCGCAGAGAAACTGGGTTTAGGACATCGCTCGGATTTATTCAACGTCGTCATTCAAGCGGGAGCTATTCTCGCAATAACGATGGTATACTGGAAGCGGTTATGGTCGCTCGCAACGGGATTCTCCCGGCCGGAGAACCGCGATTATGCCTTCAAGCTTCTCGGCGCATTTGTGATTACAGGTATACTCGGTCTTATCGTCTCCAAGATGGGTTTCGAATTGCCAACCGCAATCACGCCGGTTGCGTGGGCCCTCCTGATCGGGGGAATATGGATCATCTTCGCAGAGTGGATCGCCGCCGGGAAGGCAGATACGGTCGCGATAACATGGAACGTCGCGGTCGCCGTGGGTGTGGGACAGATAGTTGCTGCAATTTTCCCCGGTGCTTCGCGCTCCGGAGTAACAATCTTTGCAGCGATGCTTCTCGGCACAAGCAATCGGGCCGCGGCGACGGAGTTCACATTTCTTGTCGGCATCCCTACTATGTACGCTGCAAGCGGCAAGTTTTTGTGGGATGCTTATAGACACGGCGGCGGAGAGAATTGGAGCGATCTCGGAATCGCATTTGTCGTCTCAACAATCACAGCCTTCCTCGTCGTGAGGTGGCTGTTACGTTACATTAAATCCCATCGCTTCACGATTTTCGCAGTCTATCGAATCGCTCTCGGGCTACTATTGCTTATGTTCTTTAGAGGACAGCCATGA
- a CDS encoding LUD domain-containing protein has protein sequence MKDSREKIFAAIRHGLRESKKFVAIRNDRSPLKRILNGGFASLFEKFNSELKSLGGEAVVFDDEKDASKFISGHAGERLFVYDEALSGHEHLIDEVSVPVSMSSNFNFGYDKRDAAVFDSALSSCIACIAETGTVVTSNNMRLPAALATKLFVIAESRSLIPSLDDLFKDEYKDFKGSNLFLISGPSRTADIEKELVTGVHGPKEVYVIFINKNE, from the coding sequence ATGAAAGATAGTCGGGAAAAGATTTTTGCCGCGATAAGACACGGACTCAGGGAGTCAAAAAAGTTTGTTGCAATAAGAAATGATCGGTCCCCTTTAAAGAGAATATTGAATGGTGGCTTCGCATCTCTTTTTGAAAAATTTAACTCAGAGTTGAAGAGCCTCGGCGGCGAAGCGGTAGTTTTCGACGATGAAAAGGACGCTTCGAAATTTATTTCAGGCCACGCCGGAGAACGTCTCTTTGTGTATGACGAGGCTCTATCGGGTCACGAACACCTTATCGATGAAGTGAGTGTACCGGTCAGTATGTCATCAAATTTCAATTTCGGCTACGATAAACGGGACGCTGCCGTGTTTGATTCGGCATTATCGTCATGCATTGCATGTATCGCGGAAACGGGAACGGTCGTCACCTCAAATAACATGAGACTTCCCGCTGCCCTTGCAACGAAATTGTTCGTCATTGCCGAATCACGTTCGTTGATTCCGTCTCTCGACGATTTGTTCAAGGATGAATACAAAGATTTCAAAGGGAGCAATTTGTTTTTAATCAGCGGACCGAGTCGAACTGCAGACATTGAGAAGGAACTCGTCACAGGCGTTCACGGCCCCAAAGAAGTGTACGTAATCTTCATTAACAAAAATGAGTGA
- a CDS encoding LutB/LldF family L-lactate oxidation iron-sulfur protein, which translates to MALGSKHFKELYKREFENDQLRGNLKKATIQAVDKREESFAEVDFPFLQDQAKKIKQESISHLNEYLSRFDDMAQRNGCKLFYAQSPDEAKDYVLEVARKFDAKTIVKSKSMVTEEIELVPFLGEHGIDAVETDLGEYIVQLAHEKPSHITTPAIHKSRREIAELFHEKIGSELNSDPKFLTAEARKVLREKFLGAEVGISGANFLIAETGDVVVVENEGNARLSTSSVKAHVVVTGIEKVIPKFSDLRIFMRVLGRSSTGQKLTSYISIIRGPRTKTEKDGPEEVHIVLLDNGRSGLLGTEYQDVLHCIRCGACLNVCPIYRNIGGHAYGSVYPGPIGSLVTPLFYGLETARDLPFASTLCGNCAEVCPVGIEIHHHLLSLRHEMILAKKPWMERLIFRNFRKVMLRPRRYEFMGKVVRLFSMANFLKPFMKKWTAYREIPERPPSSFREIYRNNK; encoded by the coding sequence ATGGCGCTCGGGTCTAAACATTTCAAAGAATTGTACAAAAGAGAATTTGAGAATGATCAGCTTCGAGGTAATTTAAAGAAGGCAACTATTCAAGCGGTCGATAAACGTGAGGAGTCGTTCGCGGAGGTCGACTTTCCGTTCCTGCAAGATCAAGCGAAAAAGATTAAACAAGAATCCATCTCTCACCTGAACGAGTACTTGTCCCGGTTCGATGACATGGCACAGAGGAACGGATGCAAGTTGTTTTATGCTCAATCCCCGGACGAGGCAAAGGATTATGTACTTGAGGTTGCAAGAAAATTCGATGCAAAGACGATCGTCAAGTCAAAATCGATGGTGACGGAGGAAATCGAGCTGGTTCCATTTCTCGGAGAGCATGGCATCGATGCCGTGGAGACCGACCTCGGCGAATATATCGTGCAACTCGCCCACGAGAAGCCGTCTCACATAACGACACCTGCAATCCATAAGTCGCGAAGAGAAATTGCTGAGCTGTTCCATGAGAAGATCGGCTCGGAACTAAACAGTGATCCAAAATTTCTGACGGCCGAGGCACGAAAAGTTCTTCGTGAAAAATTCCTCGGCGCGGAAGTGGGGATTTCAGGTGCAAACTTTCTAATCGCGGAGACAGGCGACGTTGTCGTTGTTGAAAACGAAGGCAACGCACGCCTTTCAACATCTTCGGTGAAGGCGCATGTCGTCGTAACCGGCATTGAGAAGGTCATCCCGAAATTTTCCGATTTGAGAATCTTCATGAGAGTTCTCGGCCGTAGCAGCACGGGACAAAAGCTCACAAGCTACATATCGATCATCCGGGGACCAAGGACAAAAACAGAAAAAGACGGACCTGAAGAGGTTCACATCGTTCTATTAGATAATGGAAGAAGCGGTTTGCTGGGCACGGAATATCAGGATGTCCTCCATTGTATCAGGTGCGGTGCTTGTTTAAATGTCTGTCCGATATATCGCAATATCGGCGGCCATGCTTATGGCTCAGTTTATCCCGGCCCGATCGGCTCTCTCGTCACGCCGTTGTTCTATGGTTTGGAAACTGCTCGCGACCTTCCATTTGCATCTACGCTCTGCGGCAATTGCGCGGAAGTCTGCCCGGTCGGCATTGAGATACACCACCATCTTCTTTCGCTCCGGCACGAAATGATACTGGCAAAGAAGCCGTGGATGGAGAGACTGATTTTCAGGAATTTCAGGAAGGTGATGCTCAGACCGAGGCGCTATGAATTCATGGGAAAAGTCGTCCGCCTTTTTTCTATGGCGAACTTCCTTAAACCCTTCATGAAAAAGTGGACTGCATATCGGGAGATTCCGGAGCGTCCACCTTCATCTTTCAGAGAAATCTATAGAAATAATAAGTAG
- a CDS encoding (Fe-S)-binding protein produces MQIRVFLFVPCYIDQFFPNVAESTLRILKHLGCEVIFPEDQTCCGQPAYNSGYFEEARLMAMHEVNAFLRFKSSIEGKNIEFDVQRDYIVGPSGSCVAMMRNFYPALLSDDSQFADTIGKFTSRTFEFTEFINRVIKVDNFRGRMNAVVSYHDSCHSLRELGLREEARNILKRIDGLKLVELPYSDVCCGFGGTFAVKFPEISTAMADEKLKHLDSTRADILVSGDMSCLMHLQGRAKRIGMSQRFAHISEIMSESIK; encoded by the coding sequence ATGCAAATCCGTGTTTTTCTATTTGTTCCATGTTACATCGACCAGTTCTTCCCAAACGTCGCCGAGAGCACTCTCAGGATTCTGAAACATCTTGGTTGCGAGGTAATTTTTCCCGAGGATCAGACATGCTGCGGTCAACCTGCATACAATTCCGGTTACTTCGAGGAAGCCCGGCTGATGGCGATGCACGAAGTGAACGCATTCCTGCGATTCAAATCCTCTATTGAAGGTAAGAACATTGAATTTGACGTCCAGCGTGACTACATCGTCGGTCCATCAGGATCCTGCGTTGCAATGATGCGCAACTTCTATCCGGCTTTGCTTTCTGACGACTCTCAGTTTGCGGACACAATAGGAAAGTTTACATCTAGAACATTCGAGTTCACCGAGTTCATAAACAGAGTCATCAAAGTGGACAACTTCAGGGGCCGTATGAACGCAGTAGTATCGTACCACGATTCATGTCACAGCCTGCGAGAGCTTGGGCTAAGAGAGGAAGCGCGAAATATTCTGAAGAGAATAGATGGACTGAAATTAGTCGAGCTCCCTTACAGCGACGTCTGCTGCGGATTCGGCGGGACGTTCGCAGTGAAGTTTCCCGAGATATCGACCGCTATGGCTGATGAGAAGCTGAAACACCTCGATTCGACGCGCGCCGATATCCTCGTATCGGGCGACATGAGCTGTCTGATGCACTTACAAGGTCGTGCCAAACGCATTGGGATGAGCCAGCGTTTCGCGCACATATCCGAGATAATGTCAGAAAGTATAAAATGA
- a CDS encoding sodium:solute symporter family protein, whose translation MRHLKRLVLSILALTFLNTSAFAGTLGSNAPRLLSMAPVDWIIIILYFVVVLLIGFYLRKYTSTGEEFFMAGRKITAWVAGLSFISANLSSLETMGWSAMSYQYGMLGAHAYLIGAIPAILFLAIVMMPFYYISRTHSVPGYLKLRYGEASRSLAGISFTFMTVLVCGVNMFAMAKIMQMLLGWNFDVCIWVSSITVAVYVALGGLLSAVFNEVMQFFLIWLGTLLIPILGLIEAGGWSKMMEAINAQHPGENFTSLWANLGSAANNPMGMHWTGMVFGLGLAVSFGYWCTDFLQVQRVMAAKSLKAAQNGTIIGAALKMMVPLIVTIPGLLGLAVLTKKSGIVLVPESVAQTTGGHSYNEVLPLMMARYLGPGLLGLGITAMVAGFMSGMAGNVSAFSTVWTYDVYRPLINRNATDAHYVSMGRWSSIIGVFIAILTAYAAKLFSNILVYLQVLVMFFIIPLFGVVILGMLWKRATSAAGFWGFLAGILTSICEFIYVHVFPGHFDPTQLNPVHVQYIALSPLAQDMAVNMYSALWSLLVCMGVTVLVSVFTRPKSDEELKDLVYGMTKIPNEGPSPWYRHPKFWAAVVLCVLIGVNIIFW comes from the coding sequence ATGCGACACTTGAAGCGACTTGTACTTAGTATTCTTGCGTTAACCTTTCTGAATACATCAGCGTTTGCGGGGACTTTAGGCAGCAACGCTCCGCGATTGTTGTCTATGGCGCCGGTCGATTGGATTATCATCATCCTCTATTTCGTGGTCGTGCTTCTAATCGGGTTTTATCTGAGGAAATACACCAGTACGGGCGAAGAATTCTTCATGGCTGGCCGTAAGATAACCGCATGGGTTGCCGGTCTCAGTTTTATTTCGGCGAACCTCAGTTCGCTCGAGACTATGGGCTGGTCCGCCATGTCGTACCAGTATGGTATGTTAGGCGCACATGCATATCTGATCGGAGCAATTCCGGCGATTCTGTTCCTTGCTATCGTGATGATGCCCTTCTATTACATATCAAGAACTCATTCTGTGCCGGGGTACTTGAAGCTGCGCTATGGAGAGGCAAGCCGCTCTCTTGCAGGAATCTCTTTCACCTTCATGACCGTTCTCGTCTGTGGTGTCAACATGTTTGCGATGGCGAAGATCATGCAGATGTTGCTGGGGTGGAACTTTGATGTCTGCATCTGGGTATCATCGATCACCGTTGCTGTCTATGTTGCATTGGGCGGGCTGCTCTCAGCCGTTTTCAATGAAGTCATGCAGTTCTTTCTTATCTGGCTCGGTACGCTGCTGATTCCCATACTTGGATTGATCGAAGCCGGTGGCTGGAGCAAGATGATGGAGGCCATCAATGCGCAGCATCCCGGAGAAAACTTCACCAGCTTATGGGCAAACCTCGGTTCCGCGGCAAACAATCCGATGGGAATGCATTGGACAGGGATGGTGTTCGGATTAGGCCTCGCCGTGTCGTTCGGATACTGGTGTACCGATTTTCTTCAAGTGCAGCGCGTCATGGCTGCGAAGAGCCTGAAAGCGGCACAGAACGGGACAATCATCGGAGCTGCTTTGAAAATGATGGTCCCCTTGATCGTAACAATTCCCGGATTACTGGGACTTGCCGTTCTGACAAAGAAATCGGGAATCGTCTTGGTGCCGGAAAGCGTTGCCCAGACGACGGGCGGTCACAGCTACAATGAAGTACTCCCGCTCATGATGGCGCGTTACCTCGGGCCGGGTCTTCTCGGTCTCGGGATCACCGCGATGGTAGCAGGATTTATGTCCGGCATGGCAGGAAACGTGAGCGCGTTTTCGACAGTATGGACTTATGATGTCTACCGGCCGCTAATCAATAGAAATGCAACTGATGCCCATTACGTCAGCATGGGACGCTGGTCTTCAATTATCGGGGTGTTCATCGCGATCCTTACTGCGTACGCCGCAAAGCTTTTCAGCAACATCCTGGTTTATCTGCAAGTACTCGTCATGTTTTTTATAATTCCTCTATTTGGCGTCGTCATACTCGGCATGTTGTGGAAACGGGCTACGTCTGCCGCGGGATTCTGGGGATTCCTCGCAGGGATCCTGACTTCAATCTGCGAGTTTATTTACGTTCACGTCTTTCCGGGGCACTTCGATCCTACTCAACTCAATCCGGTGCATGTGCAATACATCGCTCTGTCTCCGCTGGCACAGGATATGGCCGTCAACATGTACAGTGCTCTATGGTCGCTTCTCGTGTGCATGGGAGTGACAGTATTGGTGAGCGTGTTCACTAGACCCAAGTCTGACGAAGAATTGAAGGACCTCGTCTACGGTATGACGAAGATTCCAAACGAGGGTCCATCTCCATGGTACAGGCATCCGAAGTTCTGGGCTGCTGTCGTTTTGTGCGTCCTTATTGGCGTCAATATTATTTTCTGGTGA
- a CDS encoding class II aldolase/adducin family protein has translation MKENVDRLRKEITEIGIKLYERGYIAANDGNISARINKNRVLITPTRMRKGSMKTSDLSIIDMTGKLITGKRKPSSECDFHVKIYRDRRDVNSVCHAHPPYATGFAVAGVPLDKMILPEVIIRLGVVPIVDYGTPGHSDLYDQIHKKLKDHDAFLLANHGAITVGNSVMDAYDKMETLEHLAKIQFIAHLLGNVNTLTPEQVEKLIPLREKFGARKDLSLE, from the coding sequence TTGAAAGAGAACGTTGATCGGCTTAGAAAAGAAATCACAGAGATCGGAATAAAACTGTACGAACGCGGCTACATTGCCGCGAATGACGGGAATATCAGCGCACGCATCAACAAGAATCGAGTGCTGATAACTCCAACAAGGATGCGCAAAGGCTCTATGAAGACGAGCGACCTCAGCATAATCGACATGACAGGTAAACTGATCACCGGGAAGAGGAAGCCATCATCGGAGTGCGACTTCCACGTAAAGATTTACAGAGATAGACGCGACGTCAACAGTGTGTGTCATGCTCATCCGCCGTACGCGACCGGCTTCGCAGTTGCGGGAGTTCCGCTCGACAAGATGATTTTGCCGGAAGTAATTATCAGACTTGGAGTTGTTCCGATCGTCGATTATGGCACACCGGGTCACAGCGATCTCTACGACCAGATTCATAAAAAATTAAAAGACCATGATGCTTTTCTTTTAGCTAATCACGGAGCGATTACCGTAGGCAACAGCGTCATGGATGCTTACGATAAAATGGAGACTTTGGAGCACCTCGCGAAGATTCAATTCATCGCGCATCTCCTCGGAAATGTGAATACACTTACGCCTGAGCAGGTCG